The following are from one region of the Salminus brasiliensis chromosome 14, fSalBra1.hap2, whole genome shotgun sequence genome:
- the adrm1 gene encoding proteasomal ubiquitin receptor ADRM1 isoform X2 encodes MSSGALFPSLVSGSRSSSSKYLVEFRAGKMTLKGSTVTPDKRKGTVYIQQTDDSLIHFCWKDRTTGNVDDDLIIFPDDCEFKRVNQCTTGRVYVLKFKAGSKRLFFWMQEPKTDKDDEYCRKVNEYLNNPPMPGALGSGGSGGHELSALGEGGLQNLLGNMSHNQLMQLIGPTGLGGLGGLGALAGPGLASLLGSGGPASSSSTSSSRSQSAAATPSSGSAARLSSTQAPTTPVTPAATSTGSPTLTPTTPAAQTPSLAAGVGSPTQPIQLSDLQSILATMNVPAMAAEGQGVDLASVLTPDIMAPILANPEVQQRLLPYLPTGESLPQSAEEIQNTLTSPQFQQAMSMFSSALASGQLGPLMNQFGLPSEAVDAANKGDVEAFAKAMEGSNGKTEDSGDAKDKKDDDEDMSLD; translated from the exons ATGTCATCAGGAGCACTCTTTCCCAGTCTGGTGTCAGGCTCGCGTAGCTCATCCAGCAAATACTTGGTGGAGTTCCGGGCTGGTAAAATGACCCTGAAGGGCAGTACGGTGACGCCAGACAAGCGCAAAGGCACTGTCTACATCCAGCAGACAGACGACTCTCTCATCCATTTCTGCTGGAAGGACAGAACCACTGGAAATGTAGATGAT GATCTGATTATTTTCCCTGATGACTGCGAGTTTAAGAGGGTAAACCAGTGCACCACCGGACGTGTGTATGTGCTGAAGTTCAAGGCAGGCTCCAAAAGGCTGTTCTTCTGGATGCAA GAGCCCAAAACAGACAAGGATGATGAGTACTGTCGTAAAGTGAATGAGTATCTGAATAACCCACCCATGCCGGGTGCTCTAGGCAGTGGAGGAAGTGGTGGGCATGAACTCTCTGCCCTAGGAG AAGGTGGTCTGCAAAACCTTTTGGGGAACATGAGCCATAATCAACTCATGCAGCTGATTGGCCCAACTGGACTGGGTGGGCTTG GTGGACTTGGTGCTCTTGCAGGCCCAGGTTTGGCCAGTCTTTTGGGAAGTGGTGGTCCAGCCAGTAGCAGTTCAACCTCTAG CTCCCGCAGCCAGTCAGCAGCTGCCACGCCCTCCTCTGGATCCGCTGCTCGTTTAAGCTCCACCCAGGCACCCACTACCCCAGTGACACCTGCTGCAACTTCCACGGGGTCTCCCACTTTGACCCCCACAACCCCAGCAGCCCAGACCCCCTCCCTGGCTGCCGGAGTGGGAAGCCCCACGCAGCCCATTCAACTGAGTGACCTCCAGAGCATCCTCGCCACCATGAACGTGCCTGCCATGGCTGCAGAGGGCCAGGGAG TGGATCTGGCGAGTGTGCTGACTCCTGATATAATGGCTCCAATTCTGGCTAATCCTGAGGTGCAGCAGAGGCTACTGCCATACCTGCCCACAGGAGAATCCCTTCCACAGAGTGCTGAGGAGATTCAAAACACACTAACCTCCCCACAGTTTCAGCAG GCGATGAGCATGTTCAGCAGCGCGCTGGCATCAGGGCAGCTTGGCCCTCTCATGAACCAGTTTGGCCTGCCTTCTGAAGCAGTGGACGCCGCTAACAAAGGAG ATGTGGAAGCTTTTGCCAAGGCCATGGAAGGCAGCAATGGAAAGACGGAGGATTCTGGTGATGCCAAAGACAagaaggatgatgatgaggacaTGAGCTTGGATTAG
- the adrm1 gene encoding proteasomal ubiquitin receptor ADRM1 isoform X1, which yields MSSGALFPSLVSGSRSSSSKYLVEFRAGKMTLKGSTVTPDKRKGTVYIQQTDDSLIHFCWKDRTTGNVDDDLIIFPDDCEFKRVNQCTTGRVYVLKFKAGSKRLFFWMQEPKTDKDDEYCRKVNEYLNNPPMPGALGSGGSGGHELSALGGEGGLQNLLGNMSHNQLMQLIGPTGLGGLGGLGALAGPGLASLLGSGGPASSSSTSSSRSQSAAATPSSGSAARLSSTQAPTTPVTPAATSTGSPTLTPTTPAAQTPSLAAGVGSPTQPIQLSDLQSILATMNVPAMAAEGQGVDLASVLTPDIMAPILANPEVQQRLLPYLPTGESLPQSAEEIQNTLTSPQFQQAMSMFSSALASGQLGPLMNQFGLPSEAVDAANKGDVEAFAKAMEGSNGKTEDSGDAKDKKDDDEDMSLD from the exons ATGTCATCAGGAGCACTCTTTCCCAGTCTGGTGTCAGGCTCGCGTAGCTCATCCAGCAAATACTTGGTGGAGTTCCGGGCTGGTAAAATGACCCTGAAGGGCAGTACGGTGACGCCAGACAAGCGCAAAGGCACTGTCTACATCCAGCAGACAGACGACTCTCTCATCCATTTCTGCTGGAAGGACAGAACCACTGGAAATGTAGATGAT GATCTGATTATTTTCCCTGATGACTGCGAGTTTAAGAGGGTAAACCAGTGCACCACCGGACGTGTGTATGTGCTGAAGTTCAAGGCAGGCTCCAAAAGGCTGTTCTTCTGGATGCAA GAGCCCAAAACAGACAAGGATGATGAGTACTGTCGTAAAGTGAATGAGTATCTGAATAACCCACCCATGCCGGGTGCTCTAGGCAGTGGAGGAAGTGGTGGGCATGAACTCTCTGCCCTAGGAG GAGAAGGTGGTCTGCAAAACCTTTTGGGGAACATGAGCCATAATCAACTCATGCAGCTGATTGGCCCAACTGGACTGGGTGGGCTTG GTGGACTTGGTGCTCTTGCAGGCCCAGGTTTGGCCAGTCTTTTGGGAAGTGGTGGTCCAGCCAGTAGCAGTTCAACCTCTAG CTCCCGCAGCCAGTCAGCAGCTGCCACGCCCTCCTCTGGATCCGCTGCTCGTTTAAGCTCCACCCAGGCACCCACTACCCCAGTGACACCTGCTGCAACTTCCACGGGGTCTCCCACTTTGACCCCCACAACCCCAGCAGCCCAGACCCCCTCCCTGGCTGCCGGAGTGGGAAGCCCCACGCAGCCCATTCAACTGAGTGACCTCCAGAGCATCCTCGCCACCATGAACGTGCCTGCCATGGCTGCAGAGGGCCAGGGAG TGGATCTGGCGAGTGTGCTGACTCCTGATATAATGGCTCCAATTCTGGCTAATCCTGAGGTGCAGCAGAGGCTACTGCCATACCTGCCCACAGGAGAATCCCTTCCACAGAGTGCTGAGGAGATTCAAAACACACTAACCTCCCCACAGTTTCAGCAG GCGATGAGCATGTTCAGCAGCGCGCTGGCATCAGGGCAGCTTGGCCCTCTCATGAACCAGTTTGGCCTGCCTTCTGAAGCAGTGGACGCCGCTAACAAAGGAG ATGTGGAAGCTTTTGCCAAGGCCATGGAAGGCAGCAATGGAAAGACGGAGGATTCTGGTGATGCCAAAGACAagaaggatgatgatgaggacaTGAGCTTGGATTAG